Proteins co-encoded in one Actinomadura luteofluorescens genomic window:
- a CDS encoding ClpP family protease, whose translation MSTYTIPNVIAQHPRGERIMDVYSHLLTERIIYLGTAIDAGVANALVAQLLYLESDNPESDIQLYINCEGGDPSAMLAVYDTLRYIRPQVATTCVGQAVAVGAVLLAAGTPGKRAALPHTRVVLHQPMGQGRGAIPDLILQADEVVRVRADIESILSRHTGQDITTLRTDTDRDRVFTARTALEYGLLDHVIEERQPIPA comes from the coding sequence ATGAGCACCTACACGATCCCGAACGTCATCGCGCAGCACCCCCGCGGTGAGCGCATCATGGACGTCTACTCGCACCTGCTGACCGAGCGGATCATCTACCTCGGCACCGCCATCGACGCGGGGGTGGCGAACGCGCTCGTCGCGCAGCTGCTGTACCTGGAGTCCGACAACCCCGAGAGCGACATCCAGCTGTACATCAACTGCGAGGGAGGAGACCCGAGCGCGATGCTCGCCGTGTACGACACGCTGCGCTACATCCGCCCGCAGGTGGCGACGACGTGCGTGGGGCAGGCCGTCGCCGTCGGCGCCGTCCTCCTCGCCGCGGGCACCCCCGGCAAACGGGCGGCGCTTCCCCACACCCGCGTCGTCCTGCACCAGCCGATGGGGCAGGGCCGCGGAGCGATCCCGGACCTCATCCTCCAGGCCGACGAGGTGGTCCGGGTGCGCGCGGACATCGAGAGCATCCTCTCCCGGCACACCGGACAGGACATCACGACCCTGCGCACCGACACCGACCGCGACCGCGTCTTCACCGCGCGGACGGCACTGGAGTACGGCCTCCTCGACCACGTGATCGAGGAGCGGCAGCCGATACCCGCGTAG
- a CDS encoding DJ-1/PfpI family protein, which yields MTTPDTTVVIPLYDRFTALDVIGPYQMLALTPGVRVVFAAERPGPVLDDCRALRLTAVGLDEAPRPDVVVVPGGPGTVHVLDGALPAWLREVHPATRWTTSVCSGSLVLGAAGLIDGLRATTHYRHLDKLPLFGAVPAQERVVVERDARIVTAAGVSSGIDMALRLVEFLTDTRTAQAVQLWTEYDPRPPFDAGSPSSAPEDVVALAAEFETAALEAATRA from the coding sequence ATGACCACTCCCGACACCACCGTCGTCATCCCGCTGTACGACCGCTTCACCGCCCTGGACGTCATCGGCCCCTACCAGATGCTGGCCCTCACCCCCGGCGTGCGCGTCGTGTTCGCGGCCGAGCGGCCCGGCCCGGTGCTCGACGACTGCCGCGCCCTCCGGCTGACGGCCGTGGGGCTCGACGAGGCGCCGCGCCCGGACGTGGTGGTCGTCCCCGGCGGGCCCGGCACCGTGCACGTCCTGGACGGGGCGCTCCCCGCCTGGCTCCGCGAGGTCCACCCCGCCACCCGCTGGACGACCTCGGTGTGCTCCGGGTCGCTCGTCCTCGGCGCCGCGGGCCTGATCGACGGGCTGCGCGCGACCACCCACTACCGGCACCTGGACAAACTCCCCCTCTTCGGTGCCGTCCCGGCCCAGGAGCGGGTGGTGGTCGAGCGGGACGCCCGCATCGTGACCGCCGCCGGCGTCTCCAGCGGCATCGACATGGCGCTGCGGCTGGTGGAGTTCCTCACCGACACGCGGACCGCCCAGGCAGTCCAGCTCTGGACGGAGTACGACCCGCGGCCCCCGTTCGACGCGGGCTCCCCGTCCAGCGCCCCCGAGGACGTCGTGGCGCTGGCCGCCGAGTTCGAGACGGCCGCGCTGGAGGCGGCCACGCGCGCCTGA
- a CDS encoding LPXTG cell wall anchor domain-containing protein: MATTSPTLDQGSPAPARARAPWRRLTLHYVEMVLAMFAGMLVLGGLRALLGLTVAFDAHPGAHYLLMATDMAIGMAAWMRLRRHGWACTLEMCAAMYVPAVLVPLVWADVMSGMAFMTAAHVLMMVAMLAVLLRRRREYHH, encoded by the coding sequence ATGGCTACCACGTCCCCCACCCTGGATCAGGGTTCACCGGCCCCCGCACGGGCGCGCGCCCCTTGGCGCAGGCTCACACTGCACTACGTCGAGATGGTCCTCGCGATGTTCGCCGGGATGCTCGTCCTCGGCGGCCTCCGCGCGCTCCTCGGGCTCACGGTCGCTTTCGACGCGCATCCCGGCGCCCACTACCTGCTCATGGCCACCGACATGGCGATCGGCATGGCCGCCTGGATGCGCCTGCGCCGCCACGGCTGGGCCTGCACGCTGGAGATGTGCGCCGCGATGTACGTCCCGGCGGTGCTCGTCCCGCTCGTGTGGGCCGATGTCATGAGCGGGATGGCGTTCATGACGGCCGCGCACGTGCTGATGATGGTCGCGATGCTCGCCGTGCTGCTCCGGCGCCGGCGCGAGTACCACCACTGA
- the lexA gene encoding transcriptional repressor LexA yields MTAYSELDPFGDLDASALPPRQQRILAMIRDWAVRYGYAPSTRQIGDAVGLRSPSSVSRHLASLEDKGFLRRGDAVARPIDVRAFLREGPSRESAGGPVPVPVVGDIAAGVPIPAEEHADDTLLLPRELTGRGTVFGLRVRGDSMVDAAICDGDIVVVRRQPEAHSGQIVAAMIDGEATVKVYRRRDGHVLLEPRNPAYDVIDGDEAAVLGIVVSVLRNV; encoded by the coding sequence GTGACCGCCTACAGTGAGCTCGACCCGTTCGGAGACCTGGACGCCTCCGCGCTGCCGCCGCGCCAGCAGCGGATACTGGCCATGATCCGCGACTGGGCGGTCAGGTACGGGTACGCGCCGAGCACCCGCCAGATCGGCGACGCCGTGGGCCTGCGGTCGCCGTCGTCGGTCTCGCGCCACCTGGCGAGCCTGGAGGACAAGGGCTTCCTGCGGCGCGGCGACGCGGTGGCCCGGCCGATCGACGTGCGGGCGTTCCTGCGGGAGGGCCCGTCGCGGGAGTCCGCCGGCGGCCCGGTGCCGGTGCCCGTGGTCGGGGACATCGCCGCCGGCGTCCCCATCCCGGCCGAGGAGCACGCCGACGACACGCTGCTGCTGCCCCGCGAGCTCACCGGGCGCGGCACCGTCTTCGGCCTGCGCGTGCGCGGCGACTCGATGGTGGACGCCGCGATCTGCGACGGCGACATCGTCGTGGTCCGCCGGCAGCCCGAGGCTCATTCGGGCCAGATCGTCGCCGCCATGATCGACGGCGAGGCCACCGTGAAGGTGTACCGCCGCCGCGACGGCCACGTCCTGCTCGAACCCCGCAACCCCGCCTACGACGTCATCGACGGCGACGAGGCCGCCGTCCTCGGCATCGTCGTCTCGGTCCTGCGCAACGTCTGA
- a CDS encoding YciI family protein: protein MEFFCYHRDRAGSIGLREELGEQHWSYMDRYDKELIARGPTFAGEVPTGSVHIVDLPDPAAARAFAFDEPNYQAGAYRDVMLRRWRNALGRTMWDFPGGRTGGDRFLVIGLGEGEAADLEVPAGDDLIAYGPLLSDDGEAWLGTIALLRAPDADAARAVLTQDRYAAVEVHEWEFGGRR, encoded by the coding sequence ATGGAGTTCTTCTGCTACCACCGTGACCGTGCCGGCTCGATCGGGCTCCGCGAGGAACTGGGGGAGCAGCACTGGTCCTACATGGACCGTTACGACAAGGAGCTGATCGCCCGGGGCCCGACGTTCGCCGGCGAGGTCCCCACGGGCAGCGTCCACATCGTCGACCTGCCCGATCCCGCCGCCGCCCGCGCGTTCGCCTTCGACGAGCCCAACTACCAGGCGGGCGCGTACCGGGACGTCATGCTGCGCCGCTGGCGCAACGCGCTGGGCCGCACGATGTGGGACTTCCCCGGCGGCCGGACGGGCGGCGACCGCTTCCTGGTCATCGGCCTGGGCGAGGGGGAGGCCGCAGACCTGGAGGTCCCGGCGGGCGACGACCTGATCGCCTACGGCCCCCTGCTCTCCGACGACGGCGAGGCCTGGCTCGGCACGATCGCCCTGCTCCGCGCCCCGGACGCGGACGCGGCCCGCGCCGTCCTGACCCAGGACCGCTACGCCGCCGTCGAGGTGCACGAGTGGGAGTTCGGCGGACGCCGCTGA
- a CDS encoding ClpP family protease: protein MSEEQAIPLFNERVRRELYQQRVLVLDGPLDDDNGTLLATQLMILAREDSSTDIALWIHSPGGSVPSMLAIRDVMRLIPCDVSTLVLGIAYSAGQFLLSSGTPGKRRAMPHARVLMHQGSAGIGGAAVDIELQANDLRHTRDTVLGLIAEDTGRPLEQVFDDSLHDRWYTAREALDYGFVDAIVSSFDEVMPARRRPVGLGAPSGGSAR from the coding sequence ATGAGTGAGGAACAGGCAATCCCGTTGTTCAACGAACGAGTGCGGCGCGAGCTCTACCAGCAGCGCGTCCTCGTCCTCGACGGCCCGCTGGACGACGACAACGGCACGCTGCTGGCGACGCAGCTGATGATCCTGGCGAGGGAGGACTCCTCGACCGACATCGCGCTGTGGATCCATTCCCCCGGCGGGTCGGTGCCGTCGATGCTGGCGATCCGCGACGTCATGCGGCTCATCCCGTGCGACGTGTCCACGCTGGTGCTCGGCATCGCCTACAGCGCCGGCCAGTTCCTGCTGTCGTCCGGCACCCCCGGCAAGCGCCGCGCCATGCCGCACGCCCGCGTGCTGATGCACCAGGGCTCCGCCGGGATCGGGGGCGCCGCCGTCGACATCGAGCTGCAGGCCAACGACCTGCGCCACACCCGCGACACGGTGCTCGGGCTCATCGCCGAGGACACCGGCCGGCCCCTCGAGCAGGTCTTCGACGACTCGCTGCACGACCGCTGGTACACGGCGCGCGAGGCGCTCGACTACGGGTTCGTCGACGCGATCGTCAGCTCGTTCGACGAGGTCATGCCCGCCCGCCGCCGCCCCGTGGGGCTCGGCGCCCCGTCCGGAGGATCCGCCCGATGA
- a CDS encoding NAD(P)/FAD-dependent oxidoreductase: MRVLVVGAGIIGAALADRLTRPASGAAVRLTVVEAEGPGAGTSGASYAWINANDPSDPGYHRFRTAAMSTWRDLAGGFDDPAWYRPSGNLTWAAGDSAKERLADRVARLSGLGYPAGLITSDRLRALEPHVAAPPDALAAHYPGEAHLHGGPAARALARRARASGAGLVTGRAVRLNTDGDRVTGVRLDDGRDLDADLTVCAAGRHSPALLATAGVALPLVDPSEPGSAAPCLVATTSPVHGALNGLVHAPGLSARPAENGGLVLEADDLDAGIDESASPALIQAVGGELLARARALVPTLTATIAEVRRCVRPLPVDGYPLIGFQRPGLYTAVTHSGITLAPHLAALIAQEIAGRPSPALAPYRPDRAAPHPEL; encoded by the coding sequence ATGCGCGTACTGGTCGTGGGAGCGGGGATCATCGGGGCCGCGCTGGCGGACCGGCTCACCCGCCCGGCGTCCGGCGCCGCCGTGCGCCTGACCGTGGTCGAGGCGGAGGGCCCGGGCGCCGGGACGTCCGGCGCGAGCTACGCCTGGATCAACGCCAACGACCCCTCCGACCCGGGCTACCACCGGTTCCGGACGGCGGCGATGTCCACCTGGCGCGACCTGGCGGGGGGCTTCGACGACCCGGCCTGGTACCGGCCGTCGGGCAACCTCACGTGGGCGGCCGGGGACTCCGCGAAGGAGCGGCTGGCCGACCGGGTCGCCCGCCTCTCCGGCCTCGGCTACCCCGCCGGCCTGATCACCTCCGACCGCCTCCGCGCGCTGGAACCGCACGTCGCGGCTCCACCCGACGCGCTCGCCGCGCACTACCCCGGCGAGGCCCACCTGCACGGAGGGCCCGCCGCTAGGGCACTGGCCCGGCGCGCCCGCGCATCCGGCGCCGGCCTCGTGACGGGCCGCGCGGTCCGCCTCAACACCGACGGCGACCGCGTCACCGGCGTCCGGCTCGACGACGGCCGCGACCTGGACGCCGACCTCACGGTCTGCGCGGCGGGCCGGCACAGCCCCGCGCTGCTGGCCACCGCGGGGGTCGCACTGCCGCTGGTCGACCCGTCCGAGCCGGGCTCGGCCGCCCCCTGCCTCGTCGCCACCACTTCTCCGGTGCACGGCGCCCTCAACGGCCTCGTCCATGCCCCCGGCCTGTCCGCCCGGCCCGCGGAGAACGGGGGACTGGTCTTGGAAGCCGACGACCTGGACGCCGGAATCGACGAGTCGGCCTCCCCGGCGCTCATCCAGGCGGTCGGCGGCGAACTGCTCGCCCGCGCGCGTGCGCTCGTCCCCACCCTGACCGCGACCATCGCCGAGGTGCGGCGCTGCGTACGCCCCCTGCCAGTGGACGGGTACCCGCTCATCGGCTTCCAGCGCCCCGGCCTGTACACCGCCGTCACCCACAGCGGCATCACCCTCGCCCCCCACCTGGCCGCCCTGATCGCCCAAGAGATCGCCGGCAGACCGTCCCCGGCACTCGCCCCCTACCGCCCGGACCGGGCGGCCCCTCACCCGGAGCTCTAG
- a CDS encoding TetR/AcrR family transcriptional regulator C-terminal domain-containing protein has translation MSPRTDADELTERPRVPLSRRRVLRAAVRLADRDGLESLTMRRLAQEVGVEAMSLYHHVANKEAVLDGVVEVVLDEIMTAVREAEAPPPERDWRAALRARILAARDVLLRHRWAPGLLGARTTMNPVVIAYYDQVVGLLRAGGFSFDLAHRALHVLGSRALGFAQELFQPGEAQPADAATAEQMADRFPNLAGMLADAVHDDPDGTLGFCDDQFEFEFALDLILEGLERRRAAGA, from the coding sequence ATGAGCCCACGGACCGACGCCGACGAGCTGACCGAGCGGCCCCGCGTCCCGCTGAGCCGCAGGCGGGTCCTGCGGGCGGCCGTGCGCCTCGCCGACCGCGACGGCCTCGAATCGCTGACCATGCGCCGGCTCGCGCAGGAGGTCGGGGTCGAGGCGATGTCGCTGTACCACCACGTCGCCAACAAGGAGGCGGTTCTCGACGGCGTCGTGGAGGTCGTCCTCGACGAGATCATGACGGCGGTGCGGGAGGCCGAGGCCCCGCCCCCCGAGCGGGACTGGCGGGCGGCGCTGCGGGCGCGGATCCTCGCCGCCCGGGACGTCCTGCTCCGCCACCGCTGGGCCCCGGGGCTGCTCGGCGCCCGCACCACCATGAACCCGGTCGTCATCGCGTACTACGACCAGGTCGTCGGCCTGCTCCGCGCGGGCGGCTTCTCCTTCGACCTGGCCCACCGCGCGCTGCACGTCCTCGGCAGCCGCGCCCTCGGGTTCGCTCAGGAGCTGTTCCAGCCCGGCGAGGCCCAGCCCGCCGACGCCGCCACGGCGGAGCAGATGGCCGACCGGTTCCCCAACCTCGCGGGGATGCTGGCGGACGCCGTCCACGACGATCCGGACGGCACCCTCGGCTTCTGCGACGACCAGTTCGAGTTCGAGTTCGCCCTCGACCTGATCCTCGAAGGGCTGGAGCGGCGCCGCGCCGCAGGTGCCTGA
- a CDS encoding DMT family transporter: MNGWALSLVLVAAVVHAFWNFSAKRVGDGGAPFVFLYYTVSAVVFAPAAVVFLVLDPQRPQWTWLLAALVTAILHVAYGIVLQRGYAVGDLSLVYPLARGTGPLLSVLVAVLFLGEDPGLPGLAGALLVVAGVLVVSGGAPAEGGASPARRRAGVLYGVLTGVVIAGYTLWDAHSVTGLAVPPLVYFGSGALAQSLLLAPFALRDRARVAGLWRDHRREVLTIGLLSPVAYLLVLFALRIAPVSLVAPARELSIVLGGLAAWRVLGEANAVRRLAGSVVVLAGIAAIAMA, from the coding sequence GTGAACGGCTGGGCCCTCTCGCTCGTTCTGGTCGCCGCCGTGGTGCACGCGTTCTGGAACTTCTCCGCCAAACGGGTCGGCGACGGAGGGGCGCCGTTCGTCTTCCTCTACTACACCGTCTCGGCCGTTGTGTTCGCCCCGGCGGCGGTGGTCTTCCTGGTGCTGGATCCCCAGCGTCCGCAATGGACATGGCTGCTTGCGGCACTGGTGACCGCGATCCTGCACGTGGCGTACGGGATCGTGCTGCAACGCGGGTACGCCGTCGGTGACCTGTCCCTCGTCTATCCCCTGGCCAGGGGGACCGGGCCGCTGCTGTCGGTGCTGGTGGCGGTGCTCTTCCTCGGCGAGGACCCCGGCCTGCCGGGGCTGGCCGGGGCGCTCCTGGTGGTCGCGGGGGTCCTGGTCGTCAGCGGTGGCGCCCCGGCGGAGGGCGGCGCCTCGCCGGCGCGGCGCCGCGCCGGCGTCCTCTACGGCGTGCTGACCGGGGTCGTCATCGCGGGCTACACGCTGTGGGACGCGCACTCGGTCACGGGACTGGCCGTGCCGCCCCTTGTCTACTTCGGCTCCGGCGCGCTCGCCCAGAGCCTGCTCCTCGCCCCGTTCGCGTTGCGGGACAGGGCGCGGGTCGCCGGGCTGTGGCGCGACCACCGGCGCGAAGTGCTGACCATCGGCCTGCTGTCGCCGGTGGCGTACCTGCTCGTGCTGTTCGCGCTCCGGATCGCGCCGGTCAGCCTGGTCGCTCCCGCCCGCGAGCTGAGCATCGTGCTCGGCGGACTGGCCGCGTGGCGGGTCTTGGGCGAGGCGAACGCCGTCCGCCGGCTCGCAGGCTCGGTCGTGGTGCTGGCCGGGATCGCCGCCATCGCGATGGCCTGA
- a CDS encoding NAD(P)-dependent alcohol dehydrogenase produces the protein MKAWTWDRYGPPDVLALKDVDEPRIAPDEVLVRVRAASVNPYDWRHMRADPKLVRLSCGLRRPRPGLVLGADLAGVVARTGDAVTGLRPGDEVFGEVRLGSFAEAVAVPEDRLAVKPARLTFEQAASVSMAAHTALQGLRDTGRIAAGQRVLVNGASGGIGTFAVQLAKAFGAEVTGVCSTRNLELVRSLGADHVVDYTREDFTERKGRYDLLLDIVGDRPLAGLRRCLTSRGTLVIVGGIASPRGGLLGPAGQIIRGALASPFVSQRIDHVGWRPNAEDLRFLADLMEREQVTPVIDRTYPFAELPDALRYIERGHARGKVAIAL, from the coding sequence ATGAAGGCCTGGACCTGGGACCGCTACGGCCCGCCCGACGTGCTGGCCCTCAAGGACGTCGACGAGCCCCGCATCGCCCCCGACGAGGTGCTCGTCCGGGTGCGGGCGGCGTCCGTCAACCCCTACGACTGGCGGCACATGCGGGCCGACCCGAAGCTGGTGCGGCTCAGCTGCGGCCTGCGGCGCCCGAGGCCGGGCCTCGTCCTCGGCGCCGACCTCGCCGGGGTCGTGGCGCGGACGGGCGACGCGGTGACCGGGCTGCGGCCCGGTGACGAGGTCTTCGGAGAGGTCCGCCTCGGCTCGTTCGCCGAGGCCGTCGCCGTCCCCGAGGACCGGCTGGCCGTCAAGCCCGCCCGCCTCACCTTCGAGCAGGCGGCGTCGGTGTCGATGGCCGCGCACACCGCGCTGCAGGGGCTGCGGGACACGGGGAGGATCGCCGCCGGGCAGCGGGTCCTCGTCAACGGCGCCTCCGGCGGCATCGGGACGTTCGCCGTCCAGCTCGCCAAGGCGTTCGGAGCCGAGGTCACCGGCGTGTGCAGCACCCGCAACCTCGAACTGGTCCGCTCCCTGGGCGCGGACCACGTCGTGGACTACACCCGCGAGGACTTCACGGAGCGGAAGGGACGGTACGACCTGCTCCTGGACATCGTGGGCGACCGGCCGCTCGCCGGGCTGCGGCGCTGCCTGACGTCCCGCGGCACGCTGGTGATCGTGGGCGGCATCGCCTCGCCGCGCGGCGGGCTGCTCGGCCCCGCGGGGCAGATCATCCGCGGCGCGCTGGCCTCTCCCTTCGTCAGCCAGCGCATCGACCACGTCGGCTGGAGACCCAACGCCGAGGACCTGCGGTTCCTGGCCGACCTGATGGAACGGGAGCAGGTCACGCCCGTCATCGACCGCACCTATCCGTTCGCCGAACTCCCCGACGCCCTCCGCTACATCGAGCGCGGCCACGCCCGGGGCAAGGTCGCCATCGCCCTCTGA
- a CDS encoding GlxA family transcriptional regulator has translation MHEMRRVLVVGYPAAELLDIACVVTALQVANFLNRRGVYEVSLASPGGRPIHTGTGLTLQAQRSLERATGPLDTLVVSGGIGYVDAMEDKRLVAHVRRLGVESRRVASVCTGAGVLAAAGLLDGRRASTHWEHADFLARRFPAVDFDSGPIFVSDGRFCTSAGVTAALDLTLSFIEADVGPDLARSVSRQLVTYLQRPGNQAQMSMFTAPSARHSLVQDAVAHIAGNPAADLSTAALAARAGVSQRHLARLFLAELGMAPGRFVRRARGEAAAHLLTGTTLTVETIAARCGFGSEEALRQAFRGLYGVSPSHYRATQSTTR, from the coding sequence ATGCACGAAATGCGGCGCGTCCTCGTGGTGGGCTACCCGGCGGCCGAACTGCTCGACATCGCCTGCGTCGTCACGGCGCTCCAGGTGGCGAACTTCCTGAACCGGCGCGGCGTCTACGAGGTCTCGCTGGCCTCGCCGGGCGGCAGGCCGATCCACACCGGGACGGGCCTGACGCTCCAGGCGCAGCGGTCGCTGGAGCGCGCCACCGGGCCGCTCGACACGCTGGTGGTGTCGGGAGGCATCGGCTACGTCGACGCGATGGAGGACAAGCGGCTGGTCGCGCACGTGCGCAGGCTCGGCGTGGAGTCCCGCCGCGTCGCTTCGGTGTGCACCGGCGCCGGGGTCCTCGCCGCGGCCGGTCTCCTGGACGGGCGGCGGGCGTCGACCCACTGGGAGCACGCCGACTTCCTGGCGCGCCGGTTCCCGGCCGTCGACTTCGACAGCGGGCCGATCTTCGTGTCCGACGGGCGGTTCTGCACGTCCGCCGGCGTGACCGCCGCCCTGGACCTCACCCTGTCGTTCATCGAGGCCGACGTCGGCCCGGATCTGGCGCGGAGCGTGTCGCGGCAGCTGGTGACGTACCTCCAGCGGCCCGGCAACCAGGCCCAGATGAGCATGTTCACGGCGCCCTCGGCCCGCCACTCGCTGGTCCAGGACGCCGTCGCGCACATCGCAGGGAACCCGGCCGCGGACCTGTCGACGGCCGCGCTGGCGGCCCGCGCGGGGGTCAGCCAGCGCCATCTGGCCCGGCTGTTCCTGGCCGAGCTCGGCATGGCCCCGGGGCGGTTCGTGCGCCGGGCGCGCGGCGAGGCGGCGGCGCACCTGCTGACCGGCACGACGCTGACCGTCGAGACGATCGCGGCCCGCTGCGGGTTCGGCAGCGAGGAGGCGCTGCGGCAGGCGTTCCGAGGCCTGTACGGCGTCTCCCCGTCCCACTACCGCGCCACGCAGAGCACCACGCGGTGA
- a CDS encoding helix-turn-helix domain-containing protein — translation MAETARPLAPPDDRPADETPRDPAAEPLWRDALGQCLRRLRLERGEILVETARRAGVSPQYLSEMERGVKEPSSEMIAAVAGALDVTLGDLTLAIATTLLAVPAAVPAGPTCQAAYALAA, via the coding sequence ATGGCCGAGACCGCGCGACCGCTCGCACCACCCGACGACAGGCCCGCCGACGAGACGCCCCGCGACCCCGCGGCGGAGCCGCTGTGGCGCGACGCGCTCGGCCAGTGCCTGCGGCGCCTGCGCCTCGAACGCGGCGAGATACTGGTGGAGACCGCCCGCCGCGCCGGGGTCTCGCCGCAGTACCTCTCGGAGATGGAGCGCGGCGTCAAGGAGCCGTCCAGCGAGATGATCGCCGCGGTCGCCGGCGCCCTGGACGTGACGCTCGGCGACCTGACGCTCGCGATCGCGACGACCCTGCTGGCCGTGCCGGCCGCGGTTCCGGCCGGCCCGACCTGCCAGGCGGCGTACGCCCTCGCCGCGTAG